From Treponema primitia ZAS-1, a single genomic window includes:
- a CDS encoding sugar phosphate isomerase/epimerase family protein has product MYKGFSAGLLGFGNRTLKEDIPLAAKYGYAGINFDIVKEAQNDPGEIKALLDTHKLVSGGFGLPVDYRNSPEIFEEGIKKLPAYCEFARKTGSNRCITWIIPWSDTLDYKANFELHKTRLTRVAKILEEYGIRFGIEFVGPPAERKGKKYGFIHNLDTLMELLQAIGTSNLGILMDAWHWDLAGQTYGDFKKIPGNEWVVMAHINDAPKGIPAEEQQDLSRELPGATGIIKIADFMKGLLDLKYDGPVYVEPFNEPLKAMDFENAVKTAKAAMDTVWPK; this is encoded by the coding sequence ATGTACAAAGGATTTTCAGCCGGACTTCTGGGTTTTGGTAACCGAACACTAAAAGAAGATATTCCACTGGCTGCAAAATACGGCTATGCCGGTATCAATTTTGATATCGTCAAGGAAGCGCAAAATGACCCCGGAGAAATCAAGGCGCTTTTGGATACGCACAAACTTGTATCCGGCGGATTTGGACTGCCGGTGGATTACCGGAATTCCCCTGAAATCTTTGAAGAGGGTATAAAAAAGCTGCCCGCCTATTGCGAATTTGCCCGTAAGACCGGAAGTAATCGCTGTATTACCTGGATTATCCCCTGGAGTGATACCCTGGACTACAAAGCCAATTTTGAACTCCATAAAACAAGGCTGACCCGGGTGGCAAAGATACTGGAGGAGTACGGTATCCGTTTTGGTATTGAATTTGTCGGCCCGCCGGCGGAACGCAAGGGAAAAAAATACGGGTTTATCCATAACCTGGATACCTTAATGGAGTTATTACAGGCCATAGGGACTTCCAATCTGGGAATCCTCATGGATGCCTGGCATTGGGATCTGGCGGGACAAACCTATGGGGATTTCAAAAAGATCCCCGGTAATGAATGGGTTGTCATGGCCCATATCAACGATGCGCCCAAGGGTATACCGGCGGAGGAACAACAGGATCTCAGCCGGGAGCTGCCCGGCGCCACGGGGATTATCAAGATTGCCGACTTTATGAAGGGGCTGCTTGATCTAAAATATGACGGCCCCGTGTACGTAGAACCTTTTAACGAACCCCTTAAGGCAATGGATTTTGAAAATGCGGTTAAAACCGCCAAAGCGGCAATGGATACGGTGTGGCCTAAATAG
- a CDS encoding carbohydrate ABC transporter permease has product MIAFSITCIYPVFWMFYSSLKTTRDFESNIIGLPKAIQFTNYTYILTSSKIGYYFLNTVRNTAIALIFIILFGFINGYFISRFRFRGRKLLYTLYMLGMLVPIHALLIPIYILFSKTGLTDSWYTVALPNIAFNLPTSIFLIESYIGTVPREIEEAATIDGASFSRTLFTIIFPLVTPILVTAGIIAFFSCWNEFSFSLVLLKNQNLFTLPLGLTMFKGIYQADYPRMMTTMVIAMVPALIIYFSCSRQIIRGMMSGAIKG; this is encoded by the coding sequence ATGATCGCCTTTTCTATTACCTGTATTTATCCGGTCTTCTGGATGTTCTATTCTTCCCTCAAGACAACCCGGGATTTCGAGTCCAATATCATCGGACTGCCCAAGGCCATACAATTCACCAATTATACGTACATCCTAACCAGCAGTAAAATTGGGTATTATTTCCTAAACACGGTCCGTAATACGGCGATCGCCCTTATTTTTATTATCCTCTTTGGCTTTATTAACGGTTATTTCATCTCCCGGTTTCGGTTTCGCGGCCGCAAGCTCCTGTATACCCTCTACATGCTTGGTATGCTGGTTCCCATCCACGCCCTGCTGATTCCCATCTACATCCTGTTCAGCAAGACCGGTCTTACCGACAGCTGGTATACCGTGGCGCTGCCGAATATCGCCTTTAACCTACCGACCTCCATTTTTTTAATAGAAAGTTATATCGGTACGGTACCCAGGGAAATAGAAGAGGCGGCGACCATTGACGGGGCAAGTTTCTCCCGTACCCTGTTTACCATTATTTTTCCCTTAGTTACCCCAATCCTGGTTACTGCGGGAATAATTGCTTTCTTCAGTTGTTGGAACGAATTCAGTTTTTCCCTGGTATTGCTGAAAAACCAGAATCTGTTCACCCTGCCCTTAGGTCTGACCATGTTTAAAGGCATTTATCAAGCCGATTATCCCAGGATGATGACCACCATGGTTATTGCCATGGTACCAGCGCTGATAATTTATTTTTCCTGTTCCAGACAGATCATCAGGGGCATGATGTCCGGTGCAATTAAGGGATAG
- a CDS encoding glycoside hydrolase family 2 protein produces MILKLRDHWKLLYRDLSVGTERALDILEAEDYIDAGSLPCDVHMPLIKAGVIKDPVAADYCYDSEWIERKSWWFRRDFTVSDADLSCRNARLVLESLDLFADIFINGRHIGTHESAHFPFTTELKDWLRKGENTLLVRLTAGPERIAKEDYDYLADHVCTEYELGRGDRGEKIRSSLRKPQYVYGWDWGPRIATIGIMKDARIEFLGDVAVTRVQPVTLETGKDAKLRFEIEFESLLPISTQEAEILLELKFEGATVLTKTTGILAVSGINYVDFDAIISNAKLWWPNGAGAQPLYTVEVTVKTAAHTHKADPVRFGIRTVALNLEKYSDNDRRFALRVNGVDIYSKGGDWIPADSLYARVTPEKYETLVREARDCNFNMLRVWGGGIYERDEFYDYCDEYGILLWHDFMFACAMFPDDKESFRNLVAKEIDYQTKRLRRHPCIGLWCGNNENQWLFEEYFGSDRTHLTSGGLHIYNEIIPAITRTNCPEIPYWRSSPYGGKLPNDNEVGDRHHWRECTMSDKMEDRISPESYDTVSSRFVSEYGYIGPCSEATISKYYDGKPVVRNDKIWNLHNNTFEKETVSEGIRKHYTNPDNLTLKDYLQYARLVQGLMYNYSLEAIRFYPRNDGSLFWMYNDTWGEVGWTIIDYYLDRKPSYYYVKRAFAPIKFVLRAPGDKKTVRVMGINDTPAEQTVEVEYGYAGFDGKYDTAKTSITLPAFSKGMVHEFAVPKADLTRGLVFVRGGSAHPAILRTGPFREYQKAESTVSVVSIDTVGKDYRVTLKSSGYSHAVSLGLPADIHLDDDYFDMLPGDTRILTVRDGVGRVEKSSVKPVYLVPGQDWQTGRS; encoded by the coding sequence ATGATATTGAAGCTTAGGGATCACTGGAAATTGTTGTACCGGGATTTGTCGGTCGGGACAGAACGGGCATTGGATATTCTGGAAGCGGAAGACTATATTGATGCGGGTTCTCTACCCTGTGATGTGCACATGCCCCTTATTAAAGCGGGGGTCATAAAGGATCCGGTGGCAGCCGATTACTGTTACGACAGCGAATGGATAGAACGGAAATCCTGGTGGTTTCGCCGGGATTTTACGGTATCCGATGCGGATCTGTCCTGCCGGAACGCACGGCTGGTGCTGGAAAGCCTCGATCTGTTTGCCGACATTTTTATTAACGGCAGGCATATAGGGACCCACGAAAGCGCCCACTTCCCCTTTACCACGGAACTTAAGGATTGGCTGCGAAAGGGGGAGAACACCCTGCTGGTTCGTCTTACCGCCGGGCCTGAACGTATTGCTAAAGAAGATTACGACTACCTGGCAGATCATGTCTGTACGGAGTATGAGCTTGGCAGAGGAGACCGGGGTGAAAAAATCCGCTCTTCCCTGCGTAAGCCCCAGTATGTCTACGGCTGGGATTGGGGGCCGCGGATTGCCACCATTGGGATCATGAAGGATGCCCGAATAGAATTCCTGGGCGATGTGGCTGTTACCAGGGTACAACCGGTTACCCTTGAAACGGGGAAGGACGCGAAGCTGCGTTTTGAAATTGAATTTGAAAGCCTGCTGCCCATCTCCACCCAGGAGGCGGAGATCCTGTTGGAGCTCAAATTCGAAGGCGCCACGGTCCTCACCAAAACAACCGGTATTCTGGCAGTCTCGGGTATAAACTACGTGGATTTTGACGCGATCATTTCCAATGCAAAACTATGGTGGCCCAACGGTGCGGGAGCTCAACCCCTGTACACGGTGGAAGTTACGGTAAAAACCGCCGCCCATACCCATAAGGCCGATCCGGTGCGTTTTGGTATACGCACGGTGGCCCTCAATCTGGAAAAATACAGCGATAACGATCGCCGCTTTGCCCTGCGGGTTAACGGCGTTGATATCTATTCTAAGGGCGGCGACTGGATTCCTGCGGACTCCCTCTATGCCCGGGTTACCCCTGAAAAATACGAAACCCTTGTCCGTGAAGCCCGGGACTGTAACTTCAATATGCTCCGGGTCTGGGGCGGCGGTATCTATGAACGGGATGAGTTTTATGATTACTGCGATGAGTACGGTATACTCCTGTGGCATGACTTTATGTTTGCCTGCGCCATGTTTCCGGATGATAAGGAATCTTTCCGGAACCTGGTAGCCAAGGAAATCGACTATCAGACAAAACGGCTGCGGCGCCATCCCTGCATAGGCCTCTGGTGTGGTAATAACGAAAATCAGTGGCTCTTTGAGGAATACTTCGGTTCGGATCGTACGCATTTAACCAGCGGCGGGCTGCATATCTACAACGAAATAATTCCCGCAATTACCCGTACCAATTGTCCCGAGATTCCCTATTGGCGGTCCTCCCCCTACGGCGGGAAGCTGCCCAATGATAATGAGGTAGGCGATCGCCACCACTGGCGGGAGTGTACCATGAGCGACAAAATGGAAGACCGCATTAGCCCCGAGTCCTATGATACCGTTAGTTCCCGTTTTGTGTCGGAATACGGATATATCGGTCCATGCTCGGAGGCAACCATCAGCAAATATTATGACGGCAAGCCGGTTGTACGGAACGATAAAATCTGGAATCTTCACAACAACACCTTTGAAAAGGAGACGGTCTCCGAGGGCATCCGCAAACATTACACGAATCCCGATAACCTGACCCTGAAGGACTATCTGCAATACGCACGGTTAGTACAGGGACTCATGTACAATTACTCACTTGAAGCAATCCGATTCTATCCCCGTAATGACGGTTCCCTGTTTTGGATGTATAACGATACCTGGGGCGAAGTCGGCTGGACCATTATTGATTACTACCTGGATCGCAAGCCCTCCTATTACTATGTCAAACGGGCCTTTGCGCCCATCAAATTTGTTCTTCGCGCTCCGGGTGATAAGAAAACGGTCCGGGTAATGGGTATCAATGATACTCCGGCGGAACAGACCGTGGAAGTGGAATACGGCTATGCGGGTTTTGACGGCAAGTACGATACCGCAAAAACTTCCATCACCCTGCCGGCCTTCAGTAAGGGCATGGTCCACGAATTCGCCGTACCCAAAGCCGATTTGACCCGGGGCCTTGTATTTGTCCGTGGAGGAAGCGCCCATCCGGCAATTCTGCGTACCGGGCCGTTCCGGGAATACCAAAAAGCCGAAAGCACCGTTTCTGTGGTGAGTATTGATACTGTGGGAAAGGATTACCGGGTTACATTAAAAAGTTCCGGTTACAGCCACGCCGTATCCCTTGGCCTTCCGGCGGACATCCACTTGGATGATGATTATTTTGACATGCTGCCCGGAGATACGCGCATCCTTACGGTCAGGGATGGAGTAGGAAGGGTGGAGAAATCCAGCGTCAAACCGGTATACCTCGTCCCGGGACAGGATTGGCAAACCGGCAGGTCCTAA
- a CDS encoding zinc-dependent alcohol dehydrogenase yields MKSLVLGNKKAYLEDVPDPTPEGEWVIVKIESTPICGSDKNAFFSETLVRDAGHEGAGIVVDSAGSTLLKKGDRVILNPLSGCGKCELCLSGNYIYCTDKPPFGSHFAQFVKVQDFVCTKLPEDISYDVGAMGCCALGPSFSSIKRMNLKAFDTLLVTGLGPVGMGAVSIAKFLGARVIALDTVPFRKKMAKDVLGADVVLDAADPEVKAQIINAVRPARIIRAIDASGNAAAERLCIDVIEPGGIIAFVGENHKEIPIVPSRDFIRKGLTLMGSWHCNLNDRAEMISLLRRSPLVPKLITDTFGFSKVQAAFDKFVGGDACKVMLKPWE; encoded by the coding sequence ATGAAGAGTCTTGTATTAGGAAATAAGAAAGCATATCTTGAGGATGTTCCCGATCCGACCCCCGAAGGGGAATGGGTCATCGTCAAAATTGAATCAACCCCCATCTGCGGCAGTGATAAAAATGCCTTTTTCAGCGAGACCCTGGTACGGGATGCCGGCCACGAAGGCGCAGGTATTGTGGTGGACAGTGCGGGTTCTACCCTATTAAAAAAGGGAGACCGGGTCATTCTGAATCCCCTTTCAGGCTGCGGTAAGTGCGAGCTCTGCCTGTCGGGGAATTATATTTATTGTACGGATAAGCCCCCGTTCGGTTCCCATTTCGCACAGTTTGTAAAGGTTCAGGATTTTGTATGCACCAAACTACCCGAGGATATTTCCTATGATGTAGGAGCCATGGGATGCTGTGCCCTTGGGCCGTCCTTCAGTTCTATTAAGCGGATGAACCTGAAGGCCTTTGATACCCTGCTGGTTACCGGGCTTGGTCCTGTGGGTATGGGCGCCGTTTCTATCGCTAAATTCCTGGGCGCCCGGGTTATAGCCCTGGATACCGTTCCCTTCCGGAAAAAGATGGCCAAGGATGTACTCGGCGCCGATGTGGTCCTTGATGCGGCGGATCCGGAGGTAAAGGCTCAAATTATCAACGCCGTACGCCCGGCGCGGATCATCCGTGCAATTGACGCTTCCGGAAACGCCGCCGCAGAAAGGCTTTGTATTGACGTTATTGAACCGGGTGGGATCATTGCCTTTGTTGGAGAAAACCACAAGGAAATTCCCATAGTCCCAAGCAGAGATTTTATCCGCAAAGGGCTGACCCTGATGGGTTCCTGGCATTGTAACCTGAATGACCGGGCGGAGATGATCTCCCTTCTGCGCAGATCCCCCCTGGTTCCAAAACTGATCACCGATACCTTCGGGTTCTCGAAAGTGCAGGCGGCTTTTGATAAATTTGTCGGCGGAGATGCCTGCAAAGTAATGCTGAAGCCCTGGGAATAA
- a CDS encoding nucleoside-diphosphate kinase — MDQTLSYVLVTPYTIAKSRTGGVLSRLISRAELELVGCQIITANETFTKEYADLLRKQNPTSDVTLLADYVEQNLGPSGGREHRSLLLLFRGEDPCGKLAAICGHLYPEHRDVDDVTGETIRDTYADLITDPGDPKKVTYFEPAVITSRSQDWADKDLALFARFLKGRENIVHNLQHLDPSKIEQTLVILKPDNWQYASSKPGTIIDMFSRTGLRIVGIKLHRFSLAQALEFYGPVEEALREKLAPIFGKKARELLEKEFEITLTDDTEKSLSACFGTRYAKDQFDQIIEFMSGTRTGKCPPDEISNPGSVKCMILIYEGENAVKKIRDVLGPTDPLKAPGGTVRREFGSNVMVNTAHASDSAESAKREKGIVTINENPLGSIIEAYLAVRK, encoded by the coding sequence ATGGACCAAACCCTTTCCTACGTATTGGTAACCCCCTATACTATTGCCAAAAGCAGGACCGGCGGCGTGTTATCCCGGCTCATTTCCCGGGCGGAACTGGAATTGGTGGGCTGCCAAATAATAACCGCCAATGAAACCTTTACGAAGGAATACGCGGATCTTCTGCGCAAACAAAACCCAACCAGTGATGTTACGCTCCTGGCGGACTATGTGGAACAAAACCTGGGGCCCTCCGGGGGCAGGGAACATCGCAGCCTCCTGCTCCTGTTCCGGGGAGAAGACCCCTGCGGTAAGCTTGCCGCCATTTGCGGGCACCTGTATCCGGAACACCGGGATGTGGATGACGTTACCGGGGAAACCATCCGGGATACCTACGCGGATCTCATCACGGATCCCGGGGATCCTAAAAAGGTCACCTACTTTGAGCCTGCGGTGATAACTTCCCGGAGTCAGGATTGGGCGGATAAGGATTTGGCCCTCTTTGCACGGTTTTTAAAGGGCCGGGAGAATATCGTTCATAATCTCCAACACCTGGATCCTTCGAAGATAGAACAGACCCTGGTCATCCTCAAGCCCGATAACTGGCAGTACGCATCTTCCAAACCGGGCACCATCATTGATATGTTCTCCCGGACGGGGCTGCGGATCGTGGGGATCAAGTTACACCGCTTTTCCCTTGCCCAGGCTCTGGAATTTTACGGCCCCGTGGAAGAGGCTCTGCGGGAAAAGCTCGCCCCCATCTTCGGGAAAAAGGCACGGGAACTCCTTGAAAAGGAATTTGAAATCACCCTTACCGATGATACCGAAAAATCCCTCTCCGCATGTTTCGGTACCCGGTATGCAAAGGATCAGTTTGATCAGATTATCGAGTTTATGTCCGGAACCCGGACGGGAAAGTGTCCGCCGGATGAGATCAGCAATCCCGGCAGCGTCAAATGTATGATCCTCATCTACGAAGGGGAAAATGCGGTTAAAAAGATTCGAGACGTATTAGGCCCCACGGATCCCCTAAAGGCGCCGGGAGGAACGGTGCGCCGGGAATTCGGCAGCAACGTGATGGTCAACACCGCCCATGCTTCGGATTCCGCAGAAAGCGCGAAACGGGAAAAGGGCATAGTCACGATAAACGAAAATCCCCTGGGTAGTATCATTGAAGCCTACCTGGCGGTACGAAAATAG
- a CDS encoding ThuA domain-containing protein: MKRKALILCGGWDGHQPELITQRFGDFLTDSDFDVTVERTTDILEDLALLKSQDLFIPVWTMAKEFPYAYFETISEAIGSGVGLAGCHGGMCDAFRFNILWQFMTGANWVAHPGCDGTPYRINIRSSSNPLTEGIKDFDILSEQYYLHVDPANEVLATTRFPVVKWYHSANGEVDIPQIWTRKWGHGRVYYNALGHHNDVFDIPQAWELMKRGLLWAADGKRIAVEQGLSADEFKSDKGMY, translated from the coding sequence ATGAAACGAAAGGCTTTAATTCTCTGCGGCGGGTGGGATGGTCATCAACCGGAACTTATAACCCAGCGCTTTGGCGATTTTCTTACCGATAGTGATTTTGATGTTACCGTGGAAAGAACTACCGATATATTAGAAGATTTGGCGCTGCTTAAGTCGCAGGATCTCTTCATCCCGGTCTGGACCATGGCAAAGGAATTCCCCTATGCCTATTTTGAAACGATTTCCGAAGCCATAGGGTCCGGTGTTGGATTAGCCGGTTGTCACGGGGGCATGTGTGACGCGTTCAGGTTCAATATATTGTGGCAGTTTATGACCGGCGCCAATTGGGTAGCCCATCCGGGCTGTGATGGGACCCCCTACCGGATCAATATTCGTTCAAGCTCTAATCCCCTCACCGAGGGTATCAAAGATTTTGATATTCTTTCAGAGCAATACTACCTTCATGTGGACCCCGCCAATGAAGTCCTGGCTACTACCCGGTTCCCCGTGGTCAAATGGTATCATTCCGCCAACGGAGAGGTTGATATACCCCAAATTTGGACACGAAAGTGGGGACATGGACGGGTTTATTATAATGCCCTGGGCCACCATAACGATGTCTTTGATATCCCCCAGGCATGGGAATTGATGAAACGGGGACTTCTGTGGGCCGCCGATGGAAAACGCATCGCGGTTGAGCAGGGGCTTTCAGCGGACGAATTCAAGAGCGATAAAGGAATGTACTAA
- a CDS encoding MFS transporter: protein MFLVLVFFWTYIAYAPTSYIAVMVRGLGYSPSIVGILLGIFEGAGIAGPFLFGYFADKWGRYKPGLILTFSFLAIAGIPLGLFRNPLASALFIAILGMGYRSSTPLLDAVATISLGNTGNYGKVRAFGSISYIIMVLFLQYNKFLVSDTSRNIGIWFLLSGCVATLTVLIIPAKYTGNGRPRIAAIARKTSGGTALQAAQSTKSSPRRILSPLFIMGLLIIGFSRLAMAPINGFLPLYVFEAMQWNAVGLISALAATAEVPFMFISGKLIRRFGALPLVAFSSAAVGLRLGIYALFPVKGAIIAGQLLHSFCFGIFHPAAVAFISSSVPPERRALGLSLYLSLGCGLPTMLGNITGGIIIEHWGYRTLFTSFISFALISIALYLFTRFHRRRNEA from the coding sequence ATGTTTCTCGTCCTTGTGTTTTTTTGGACATATATCGCCTATGCGCCTACTTCCTACATTGCCGTCATGGTCCGGGGACTTGGGTATAGTCCTTCTATCGTCGGGATACTCCTGGGAATATTTGAAGGCGCCGGTATTGCAGGCCCCTTTCTTTTTGGCTACTTTGCGGATAAATGGGGACGTTACAAACCGGGCTTAATCCTGACATTTTCTTTTTTGGCTATCGCCGGGATTCCCCTGGGCCTGTTCCGCAATCCCCTGGCCAGCGCCCTGTTTATAGCAATACTGGGCATGGGGTACCGCTCATCCACTCCCCTGTTGGATGCGGTGGCCACCATCAGTCTGGGAAATACGGGAAACTACGGAAAAGTCCGGGCCTTTGGATCGATTTCGTATATCATCATGGTTCTCTTTTTGCAGTACAATAAATTCTTAGTCTCCGATACATCCCGTAATATTGGGATCTGGTTCTTGCTTTCAGGCTGCGTGGCGACCCTTACGGTACTTATTATCCCGGCGAAATACACCGGAAATGGCCGGCCCCGGATAGCCGCCATAGCACGGAAAACTTCCGGGGGAACTGCGTTGCAAGCAGCTCAAAGTACCAAAAGTTCCCCCCGCCGAATACTAAGCCCGCTATTCATCATGGGACTCCTGATAATCGGTTTCTCCCGTCTGGCCATGGCCCCGATAAACGGCTTTCTCCCCCTGTATGTATTCGAAGCGATGCAATGGAATGCGGTGGGCTTGATTTCGGCGCTGGCTGCCACTGCGGAAGTACCCTTTATGTTTATCTCCGGTAAGCTTATCCGCCGTTTTGGCGCACTACCCCTGGTAGCGTTTTCCAGCGCTGCGGTAGGGCTGCGATTGGGTATTTACGCCCTGTTCCCCGTAAAGGGAGCAATCATCGCGGGACAACTCCTCCATTCCTTCTGCTTTGGCATTTTTCACCCCGCGGCGGTGGCGTTTATATCGAGCAGCGTTCCCCCGGAGCGCCGCGCCCTGGGCTTGTCCCTTTACCTTTCCCTGGGATGCGGTCTGCCGACTATGCTGGGAAATATCACCGGCGGAATCATCATAGAACACTGGGGATACCGGACGCTCTTCACTTCGTTTATAAGCTTTGCCCTCATATCAATAGCCCTGTACCTGTTTACCCGTTTTCACCGGCGTAGAAATGAGGCGTGA
- a CDS encoding Gfo/Idh/MocA family protein, whose translation MDKLRIGIVGIGKISGIYLQNLTGMFGKRVILSAVTDLIPERAEKAAEEYKTRYIKGIDELINDPSVDIILNITQPQKHFQVAMTAVKAGKHVYDEKPLCVTREEAQELLKTAAASKVRVGGAPDTFLGAGIQTCRKLIDDGWIGKPIAATAFMMNHGHEHWHPDPEFYYKAGAGPMFDMGPYYLTALVNLLGPITRVSGSAQQGFKTRTITSEPQNGKIINVDVPTHIAGVLDFANGAVGTIITSFDVWASSMPFIEIYGTEGTLQVPDPNYFGGPVKVRRFQAEEWSEVPLLKGFPENSRGLGITDMAEAIVEGRPHRASGELAYHVLEVMHGIHDASASGIYYQLKSTCVQPEIMK comes from the coding sequence ATGGACAAATTACGTATTGGAATTGTGGGTATCGGGAAAATCAGCGGTATTTATCTGCAGAATTTGACCGGTATGTTCGGAAAACGGGTAATTCTTAGTGCGGTAACGGATCTAATCCCGGAGCGGGCAGAAAAAGCCGCCGAGGAATATAAGACCCGTTACATTAAGGGCATTGATGAGCTTATCAATGATCCCTCGGTGGATATTATTCTCAACATAACCCAACCCCAGAAGCACTTTCAGGTAGCTATGACCGCGGTCAAGGCGGGGAAACATGTATACGATGAAAAACCGCTTTGCGTAACACGGGAAGAAGCCCAGGAGCTTCTTAAAACAGCCGCCGCCAGTAAGGTACGGGTTGGCGGCGCCCCGGATACATTTCTCGGTGCGGGAATCCAAACCTGCCGCAAATTGATCGACGACGGCTGGATAGGCAAACCTATCGCTGCCACCGCTTTTATGATGAACCATGGACATGAGCATTGGCACCCGGATCCGGAATTCTACTATAAAGCCGGTGCAGGCCCCATGTTTGACATGGGCCCCTATTATCTCACCGCCCTGGTTAATCTCCTGGGGCCCATTACCCGGGTATCCGGTTCAGCCCAGCAGGGGTTTAAAACCAGAACCATCACCAGCGAACCCCAGAATGGCAAGATTATCAACGTAGATGTACCTACCCATATCGCGGGGGTACTTGATTTTGCAAACGGCGCCGTGGGGACGATTATTACAAGCTTCGATGTCTGGGCTTCCTCAATGCCCTTTATCGAAATTTACGGTACCGAAGGTACGCTTCAGGTTCCGGACCCCAACTACTTCGGCGGGCCGGTCAAGGTACGTCGTTTCCAGGCGGAAGAGTGGTCGGAAGTGCCCCTGTTAAAGGGTTTCCCCGAAAACAGCCGCGGGCTGGGAATAACCGACATGGCCGAGGCCATTGTTGAAGGCCGGCCTCACCGGGCCTCCGGTGAATTAGCATATCATGTGCTTGAGGTGATGCACGGTATCCACGATGCATCCGCCTCGGGAATTTATTACCAGCTAAAAAGCACCTGCGTTCAACCTGAAATTATGAAATAA